A window of Halomonas sp. H10-9-1 contains these coding sequences:
- a CDS encoding type I secretion system permease/ATPase: MAKQQDATDLQRALRACRGSFVSVGFFSMFVNILMLVPPMYMLQVYDRVLTTQSEETLLMLTLVVVFLFMVMGGLELVRSRMLVRVGNRLDTNINARLYSAMFRRSVVTQGQHSAQPLSDLTGLRQFLTGNGLFAFFDAPWVPVYLGVLFLFHPWLGIFATCAGIVLLILAIANEKATKGLLAEANSEHIKAQDLANSNLRNAEVLHAMGMLPGIMGRWAEKHHEFLAKQSQASDRAGALTNASKVLRLLFQSMILGLGAYLVLQAEMTPGMMIAGSIIMGRALAPIDQMIGSWKGFVSARGAYGRLNELLTQIPEDNRRMSLPAPKGDLAVETVVAAPPGVRMATIRGINFDTPAGEHVGIIGPSAAGKSTLARVLLGIWPTQVGSVRLDGAEMMHYNRDELGPHVGYLPQDIELFDGTISENIARFGEVDPDKVVKAAKKAGVHEMILELPNGYDTYISSTSGALSGGQRQRVGLARALYGNPVFIVLDEPNSNLDEAGERHLSQAIQHLKQEGVTLFVISHRTSVLKNMDKLLVMKDGQVSAYGPRDQVMAQFAKKGVQRQGQVSQASNARLAAIRGGRGDTNSAAGITEEQK; encoded by the coding sequence ATGGCAAAGCAACAAGATGCCACGGATCTGCAGCGCGCCCTCCGTGCGTGTCGTGGTTCCTTCGTCTCGGTCGGCTTCTTCAGCATGTTCGTCAATATCCTTATGCTGGTCCCGCCGATGTACATGCTCCAGGTCTACGACCGGGTGCTGACCACCCAGAGCGAAGAGACGCTGCTGATGCTGACCCTGGTGGTCGTCTTCCTGTTTATGGTGATGGGTGGGCTCGAGCTGGTGCGCTCCAGGATGCTGGTGCGCGTCGGCAACCGGCTGGATACCAACATCAATGCGCGCCTCTATAGCGCCATGTTCCGGCGCAGCGTGGTCACTCAGGGCCAGCACAGCGCCCAGCCGCTTAGCGATCTGACCGGCCTGCGCCAGTTCCTCACCGGTAATGGTCTGTTTGCCTTTTTCGATGCCCCCTGGGTGCCGGTCTACCTTGGGGTGCTGTTCCTGTTTCACCCCTGGCTTGGCATCTTCGCTACCTGTGCCGGCATCGTGCTGCTGATCCTGGCCATCGCCAACGAGAAGGCCACCAAGGGGTTGTTGGCTGAAGCCAACAGTGAGCATATCAAGGCTCAGGATCTGGCAAACTCCAACTTGCGCAATGCCGAGGTGCTGCATGCCATGGGCATGTTGCCTGGCATCATGGGCCGTTGGGCCGAGAAGCATCACGAGTTCCTGGCCAAGCAGTCACAGGCCAGCGACCGTGCCGGCGCGCTGACCAATGCCTCCAAGGTGCTGCGCCTGCTGTTCCAGTCGATGATTCTGGGCCTGGGGGCCTATCTGGTGCTGCAGGCCGAAATGACGCCAGGCATGATGATCGCGGGCTCGATCATCATGGGTCGTGCCCTGGCGCCCATCGATCAGATGATCGGCAGTTGGAAGGGGTTTGTCAGTGCACGTGGTGCCTATGGGCGACTCAACGAACTGCTGACTCAGATCCCCGAAGATAATCGTCGCATGTCTCTGCCGGCACCCAAGGGTGATCTTGCGGTGGAGACCGTGGTGGCGGCCCCCCCGGGGGTGCGTATGGCGACCATCCGCGGCATCAATTTCGATACACCGGCGGGCGAGCATGTCGGCATCATCGGTCCCAGTGCCGCCGGCAAGTCGACTCTGGCGCGTGTCCTGCTCGGCATCTGGCCGACCCAGGTGGGCAGTGTACGCCTGGATGGCGCCGAAATGATGCATTACAACCGCGACGAACTTGGCCCTCATGTGGGCTACCTGCCCCAGGACATCGAGCTCTTTGACGGCACCATTAGTGAGAACATCGCACGCTTCGGCGAGGTGGACCCCGACAAGGTCGTCAAGGCTGCCAAGAAGGCCGGCGTTCACGAGATGATCCTCGAATTGCCGAACGGCTACGACACCTACATCTCCTCCACCAGTGGCGCGCTCTCCGGTGGTCAGCGTCAGCGCGTGGGACTGGCCAGGGCACTGTATGGTAATCCGGTCTTCATCGTGCTCGATGAGCCCAACTCCAATCTGGATGAGGCTGGCGAACGCCATCTGAGCCAGGCTATCCAGCATCTGAAGCAAGAAGGGGTGACACTGTTCGTCATCAGTCACCGCACCAGCGTGCTCAAGAACATGGACAAGCTGCTGGTCATGAAGGATGGCCAAGTCAGTGCCTACGGGCCCCGCGATCAAGTGATGGCACAGTTTGCAAAGAAGGGGGTACAGCGACAGGGGCAGGTTAGTCAGGCATCTAACGCGCGACTAGCAGCGATCCGTGGTGGCCGTGGCGATACAAACTCTGCAGCAGGTATCACCGAGGAGCAGAAGTAA
- a CDS encoding HlyD family type I secretion periplasmic adaptor subunit, protein MSRPEIDVTPQPQTLEGEYSEKLPTSDKGYRRLGIIILLIAFGGFGTWALTASLAIAVVAPGNVSMESFKRTVQHLEGGIVRELLVEDGDKVEAGDPLVILSDTQARSQLDIARSQYLINRAMEVRLLAEQQGAAEVLTFPDELTESERDRVQQVLAVQRSLFVARRESLQGALDSLDEQVQQMRNQIEGLESQIGINRQRVSSLKSEAEDFRSLFREGLGDNQRLRELERQVLEYEGRIAEHRSQISSLKSQISENQLQKEVRRQEFQSEVGEQLRNAQAQIAEAEERITSLTDQVNRTTIEAPVSGTVVGRQVHTIGAVIRGGDPIMDIVPAGDGFVVEARVPNRDIDNIFIGQSATIRFSAFNQRLSNEIDGEIIHVSADSFEDEATGQMYYRARVRVTEEGEKDMTEQMQLLSGMPAEVLIRTGERTFASYIAKPITDMLARAMREE, encoded by the coding sequence GTGTCACGTCCCGAAATCGATGTCACCCCCCAGCCACAAACTCTTGAAGGGGAGTATAGCGAGAAGCTACCCACCAGCGACAAGGGCTATCGTCGCCTGGGCATCATCATCCTGTTGATCGCCTTCGGTGGCTTCGGTACCTGGGCCCTGACCGCTTCGCTGGCGATCGCCGTGGTAGCTCCTGGTAATGTCTCCATGGAGTCCTTCAAACGCACCGTGCAGCACCTGGAAGGTGGTATCGTCCGGGAGCTGCTCGTCGAGGATGGCGACAAGGTAGAGGCGGGCGATCCGCTGGTGATCCTCAGCGATACCCAGGCACGCTCCCAGCTTGACATCGCCCGCTCCCAGTATCTTATCAACCGCGCCATGGAGGTTCGTCTGCTCGCCGAGCAGCAGGGTGCCGCCGAGGTCCTGACGTTTCCTGATGAGCTTACGGAGAGCGAACGTGACCGCGTACAGCAGGTGCTGGCCGTTCAGCGCAGCCTCTTCGTGGCCCGTCGTGAATCGCTCCAGGGTGCGCTCGACTCGCTGGATGAGCAGGTTCAGCAGATGCGCAACCAGATCGAAGGGCTCGAGAGCCAGATCGGCATCAACCGCCAGCGGGTCAGCTCGCTGAAGTCCGAAGCCGAAGATTTCCGGTCTCTCTTTCGTGAGGGGTTGGGCGACAATCAGCGTTTACGTGAACTAGAGCGCCAGGTGCTGGAATACGAGGGGCGTATCGCCGAGCACCGTTCCCAGATCTCAAGCCTGAAGTCCCAGATCAGCGAGAACCAGCTGCAGAAGGAGGTTCGCCGCCAGGAGTTCCAGTCCGAGGTGGGCGAACAGCTGCGCAACGCTCAGGCCCAGATCGCCGAAGCCGAGGAGCGCATCACCTCGCTGACCGACCAGGTCAACCGCACCACCATCGAGGCCCCTGTCTCCGGCACCGTGGTGGGGCGCCAGGTACATACCATCGGAGCGGTGATCCGCGGTGGTGACCCCATCATGGATATCGTGCCGGCAGGGGATGGCTTTGTGGTCGAGGCGCGCGTTCCCAATCGCGATATCGACAACATCTTCATCGGCCAGTCGGCGACCATTCGCTTCTCTGCATTCAATCAGCGCCTCTCCAACGAGATTGATGGCGAGATTATCCATGTCAGCGCCGACAGCTTCGAAGATGAAGCCACCGGCCAGATGTACTATAGGGCGCGGGTTCGGGTGACCGAAGAGGGAGAAAAGGACATGACCGAACAGATGCAGCTGCTTTCCGGCATGCCCGCCGAGGTGCTGATCCGCACCGGAGAGCGCACCTTCGCCAGCTACATTGCCAAACCGATCACCGACATGCTGGCGCGTGCCATGAGG